In Bradyrhizobium sp. 170, the DNA window GAACCGCTCCTTCCAGATGTCCTTGGTCACAAGGTTCGGCGGTATCTTCTGCTTGGCGAGAATTTCCGGGTGCACGCGCACCACCAGGCATTCCTCATAATGGGAGCGGTTGAAGATGCCGATGCGGCCGCGCTCCGGCAGCGCGATCATGCTGCGCCACAGGAAATCATGGTCGAGTTCTTTGGTCGAAGGCTGTTTGAACGCCGTGACCTCGCAGCCCTGCGGGTTGACGCCCTCGAACACGCTCTTGATCGCAGAATCCTTGCCGGCGGCGTCCATGCCCTGGAAGATCAGCAGCAGCGACCAGCGGTCTTGGGCGTAGAGCTTTTCCTGGAAATCGCTGAGCCGCTCGCGATTGGCCTCGATGATCCCAGTCGCTTTTTCCTTGTCGAGGCCGCCCTTCTCGTTGGTCTTGTGCGACTTGAGGTGAAACTCGCCCGCTCCGTCGAAGCGGAACGGGGCGACATAGGGCTTCAGTTCGTCCGCGAGCGATCGCGAGGATTTTTTGCTCATTTCGTCCCGGAGGGCTTCGGTTGCGTTTTCAATCTGTCGAGAACGCTACCAAGAATGCCCTTGGGAAGGAATATGATGAAGATGACCAGCAGCACGCCGTAGACCAGATTGTCCCAGCCCACCGCCTTGGTGCCGAAGCCGATGCGCAGCACTTCGGCGAGCATGATGGTGATGATGGCGCCAACCGTCGGCCCAAGCGAGACGTAGAGGCCGCCGACGATGACGGCGAACACCATCTGCAGCGACACCGCGATGCCGCTGACCGTGTCGGGCGAGATGAACATCTGGTACTGGCAGTAGAGCGCGCCGGCGAGCGCAGTCATCAGCGCCGAGATCAGCGTGATCTTGAGCTTTTCGGCGGTGACGTTGACGCCGGCCGCAGCCGCTGCGTCCTCGTCTTCCGAGATCGCCTCCATGGCGTAGCGGCTCATGCTGCGGTCGACCCAGCGCCAGATCAACAGGCCCACGACCCAGACGAACAGCGCGATCAGATACCACGTGATCTTGTCGTCGAACTGCAGCGCCATCCATCCGCTGCCGCTGCGGGCGCGGTTCGGCGTGTAGCCGAGCGAGCCGCCGGTGTAGTCGCGCGTCGCGGTGATGACCTGCAGCACGATGCCTGACAGCGCCAGCGTCACCAGCACGAAATAATGCCCGGTGATGCGGAAGCGGAAACAGGGATAGGCGACGATAAGCGCCAGTACTCCCGCCGCCACCATGCTGATGGGAATGCCGATCCACGGCGACACGTCAAGATGGTTCCACAGCAGCGCGGTGACATAGGCGCCGACGCCCATGAAGCCGCCATGGCCGAGCGACACCAGGCCGAAGCGGCCCATGATCGACCACGCGGTGTATGCGAACGACCAGATCAGGATCAGCACGAGAATGTGCAGGTGATAGGGCTCGCGATAGACAAAGGGCAGCGCGACCAGCGCGGCGAGGCCAACGGCCCAGGCGGCATGACGGGGATTCACGAGCGCCTCGCAAAAAGGCCCGCGGGCCGGATGAACATCATGATGATGAAGAAGGCGAACGCCAGCACGTAACCCCATTCGAGGTCGGAGAACAGGCCGCCCAGCGAGATGATCTCGGCGAACACGAACGCCGCGATGAAGCCGCCGACGAAATTGCCGAGGCCCCCGAGCACGCAGATCAGGAAGGTGATCGGCCCGAACGACAGGCCGACAAAGGGATGCACGTCATATTGCAGCACAAGGAGACAGGCGGCGAGGCCGGCGAGCGCGCCGCCGAGCGCCGAGGTGATGAGGTAGATGCGCTTGGTATCGACCCCCATCAGCGACATGATCTGGCGGTCCTGCGAGATGGCGCGGATCGCGGTGCCGGTATAGGTGCGCGTCATGAAGAAGTAGACCACCAGCATCCCGATCAGGGCGGCGGCGAAGGCCAGCAGCCGCGAATAGCTGAAATGCATCTCACCGATCGCCAGCACCGGCAGGCGGATGCCGAGGTTGCGGAAGTCGATGCCGAAGGCGACGGTGGCAAAGCTCTGCAGGATGAACAGAACGCCGCCGGTCGCGAGCAACTGGTTGATCGGCGGCGCGGTGAGCAGCGGCGCGATGACGATGTAATGCAGCGCCGCCCCAAGGGCCGCGACCAGCAGGATCGCGAACGGCGCCGCGACCCAGTACGGCATGCCGAATACCTGGACCATGTAGTACATGCCGTACATGCCGATCATGACCAGTTCGGCGTAGCAGATCCAGGTGACGTCGATGACGCCGAAGATCAGGTTGAGCCCGAGCGCGAGCAGCGCCAGCACGCCGCCGAGCAGGATGCCATTGACCACGGCTTCCAGCAGATAGATGTCGAAGATGTCCAGAAACGCCTGCATTACTAGACCCCGAGATATGCTTGCTTGATCGTATCGGTGGACAACATCTCTTCCGACGTGCCGGACGCGCGGATGGTGCCGGCCTCCAGGAGATAGGCGCGGTCGACCACCTTCAGCACCTGCTGCACGTTCTGCTCGACGATCAAAACCGTCAGCCCGCTGGCGCGGATACGCTTCACCAGCTCGAACACCTGCTGCACCACGACCGGCGCCAGACCGGCCGAGGGCTCGTCGAGCAGCAACAGCTTCGGGTTCGACATCAGCGCGCGGCCGATTGCGCACATCTGCTGCTCGCCGCCCGACAGGGTGCCGGCCATCTGGCTGCGCCGTTCCTTCATGCGCGGAAACAGGTCGAACACGAATTCCAGCCGCTCGGCATATTTGGCGCGCGCGCCCGGCATGTAGGCGCCCATCTTCAGATTGTCGTCGACGGTGAGGCGCGGAAACAGCCGGCGGTTTTCCGGCACATGGGCGATGCCGAGATCGACGATGCGATGCGCCGGCGTCGCCAGCACGTCGTGGCCTTCCATCGAGATCGCGCCCCTGGTGGGCCGGATCAGCCCCGAGATCACGCGCATCAGCGTGGTCTTGCCGGCGCCGTTGGGGCCGATCACGCCAACCGCCTCACCCGCCTTGACGTCGAGGTTGG includes these proteins:
- a CDS encoding ABC transporter ATP-binding protein; translation: MLELKSVDAGYGSFQALFGTNLDVKAGEAVGVIGPNGAGKTTLMRVISGLIRPTRGAISMEGHDVLATPAHRIVDLGIAHVPENRRLFPRLTVDDNLKMGAYMPGARAKYAERLEFVFDLFPRMKERRSQMAGTLSGGEQQMCAIGRALMSNPKLLLLDEPSAGLAPVVVQQVFELVKRIRASGLTVLIVEQNVQQVLKVVDRAYLLEAGTIRASGTSEEMLSTDTIKQAYLGV
- a CDS encoding branched-chain amino acid ABC transporter permease: MQAFLDIFDIYLLEAVVNGILLGGVLALLALGLNLIFGVIDVTWICYAELVMIGMYGMYYMVQVFGMPYWVAAPFAILLVAALGAALHYIVIAPLLTAPPINQLLATGGVLFILQSFATVAFGIDFRNLGIRLPVLAIGEMHFSYSRLLAFAAALIGMLVVYFFMTRTYTGTAIRAISQDRQIMSLMGVDTKRIYLITSALGGALAGLAACLLVLQYDVHPFVGLSFGPITFLICVLGGLGNFVGGFIAAFVFAEIISLGGLFSDLEWGYVLAFAFFIIMMFIRPAGLFARRS
- a CDS encoding polyphosphate kinase 2 family protein: MSKKSSRSLADELKPYVAPFRFDGAGEFHLKSHKTNEKGGLDKEKATGIIEANRERLSDFQEKLYAQDRWSLLLIFQGMDAAGKDSAIKSVFEGVNPQGCEVTAFKQPSTKELDHDFLWRSMIALPERGRIGIFNRSHYEECLVVRVHPEILAKQKIPPNLVTKDIWKERFEDISAMERYLARNGTVILKFFLNVSKEEQRERFLERLEEPAKNWKFSLADIGERKLWAKYQAAYQDMIHHTAAKAAPWHVVPADHKWFARVVIGSAIVSALDRLDLHFPKVDKADRSEFKQVREALLAEGEGTKK